One window from the genome of Streptomyces sp. NBC_00708 encodes:
- a CDS encoding BCCT family transporter, which translates to MSQDDQRTGGRGDLSVTADLPGDPAHNRRPVTDRVVFGVTACLTLAFVIWGATATDSLEDVSGKALDGLIHNGGWAFMLAASGFVVFALWLAISRYGNITLGQEGEEPEFRTVSWVAMMFSAGMGIGLMFYGVSEPLAHFTDPPPGTHPADAAEAMQTAMATTLFHWTLHPWAIYAVVGLGIAYSTFRRRRRQTISAVFEPLIGARHAHGGLGRFIDILAIFATLFGSAASLGLGALQIGSGFHELNWKEKTGTGLLVLIIAVLTLAFIASAVSGVEKGIQWLSNINMVLALILAVFVFIAGPTIIVLDLVPTSIASYFGDLPQLAGRTEATGEGKVAEWLGSWTVFYWAWWISWTPFVGMFIARISRGRTIRQFIGGVILVPSTVSLIWFAIFGGTAIKLQEAGKLGGAETQEAQLFGVLQQFPVATLMSILVMLLVGIFFVSGADAASIVMGTLSQKGILEPAKWVVVFWGVVTGAVAAIMLLIGNGKGDALAGLQNLTILVAAPFTLVMIGMCVALMRDLRQDPLIVRREFGVEAVESAVIEGHAKYDGDFEIRIGPGGSQITTERHDRDRPGGSTPA; encoded by the coding sequence GTGTCGCAGGACGATCAGAGAACGGGCGGCAGAGGGGACCTGTCGGTGACGGCGGACCTCCCCGGCGACCCGGCCCACAACCGGCGCCCCGTCACCGACCGGGTGGTGTTCGGCGTCACGGCCTGCCTCACCCTCGCCTTCGTCATCTGGGGGGCCACCGCCACCGACTCACTGGAGGACGTCTCCGGCAAGGCCCTCGACGGCCTCATCCACAACGGTGGTTGGGCCTTCATGCTGGCCGCCTCCGGCTTCGTGGTCTTCGCCCTGTGGCTCGCCATCAGCCGGTACGGAAACATCACCCTCGGCCAGGAGGGCGAGGAGCCGGAGTTCCGTACCGTCTCCTGGGTCGCGATGATGTTCAGCGCGGGTATGGGCATCGGCCTGATGTTCTACGGCGTCAGTGAGCCGCTGGCCCACTTCACCGACCCGCCGCCCGGCACCCACCCCGCCGACGCCGCCGAGGCGATGCAGACGGCGATGGCCACCACCCTGTTCCACTGGACGCTGCATCCGTGGGCCATCTACGCGGTGGTCGGCCTCGGCATCGCGTACAGCACCTTCCGGCGCCGCAGGCGGCAGACCATCAGCGCCGTCTTCGAGCCGCTGATCGGCGCGCGCCACGCCCACGGCGGCCTCGGCCGGTTCATCGACATCCTGGCCATCTTCGCGACCCTCTTCGGCTCGGCCGCCTCGCTGGGCCTGGGAGCCCTCCAGATCGGCAGCGGCTTCCACGAACTGAACTGGAAGGAGAAGACCGGCACCGGACTGCTCGTCCTGATCATCGCCGTGCTGACCCTCGCGTTCATCGCCTCGGCGGTCTCCGGCGTGGAGAAGGGCATCCAGTGGCTCTCGAACATCAACATGGTGCTCGCCCTGATCCTGGCCGTGTTCGTGTTCATCGCGGGCCCCACCATCATCGTGCTCGACCTGGTGCCCACCTCGATCGCCTCCTACTTCGGTGACCTGCCGCAACTGGCAGGCCGCACCGAGGCCACCGGCGAGGGCAAGGTCGCCGAGTGGCTCGGCAGCTGGACCGTCTTCTACTGGGCCTGGTGGATCTCCTGGACGCCCTTCGTCGGGATGTTCATCGCGCGGATCAGCCGGGGCCGCACCATCCGCCAGTTCATCGGCGGCGTCATCCTGGTGCCCAGCACCGTGAGCCTCATCTGGTTCGCCATCTTCGGCGGCACCGCCATCAAGCTCCAGGAGGCCGGGAAGCTCGGCGGCGCCGAGACCCAGGAGGCCCAGCTCTTCGGCGTCCTCCAGCAGTTCCCCGTCGCCACGCTGATGAGCATCCTCGTGATGCTGCTCGTCGGTATCTTCTTCGTCTCGGGCGCCGACGCCGCGTCCATCGTGATGGGCACCCTGTCCCAGAAGGGCATCCTCGAACCCGCCAAGTGGGTGGTCGTCTTCTGGGGCGTCGTCACCGGCGCCGTCGCGGCCATCATGCTGCTCATCGGCAACGGCAAGGGCGACGCCCTGGCGGGCCTCCAGAACCTGACCATCCTGGTGGCGGCGCCCTTCACCCTCGTGATGATCGGCATGTGCGTGGCCCTGATGCGGGACCTGCGCCAGGACCCGCTGATCGTGCGCCGCGAGTTCGGCGTGGAGGCCGTGGAGTCCGCGGTCATCGAGGGCCACGCCAAGTACGACGGCGACTTCGAGATCCGCATCGGCCCCGGCGGCAGCCAGATCACCACGGAACGCCACGACCGCGACCGCCCCGGCGGCTCCACCCCGGCCTGA
- a CDS encoding FAD-binding oxidoreductase, whose amino-acid sequence MSDVIVVGGGVSGLTTAMVLAERGRRVRVWSREPAGGTTSAVAGALWWPYRIEPLDRVGDWSLTALRWYEELAARPEQTGVRLVDGLNAGERLADLGSWAGELKDAVDTAEGLRCRLPLIDMPAHLDWLEGRVRAAGGTVERRTVTSFEEAAAEAGTVVNCAGLGARELVPDAGMRPVRGQLVLVENPGIREWFARADPASDETTYIFPQPGRLVLGGTAAADDWSTVLDPRTAGEIVARCARVWPEIAGARIIGHRVGLRPARDAGVRIEAETLAGGGRLVHNYGHGGAGVTVALGCALEAARLMG is encoded by the coding sequence GTGTCGGACGTGATCGTGGTGGGCGGCGGGGTCAGCGGACTGACCACGGCGATGGTGCTGGCCGAGCGGGGCCGCCGGGTGCGGGTCTGGTCCCGGGAACCGGCGGGCGGTACCACGTCGGCCGTGGCGGGGGCGCTGTGGTGGCCGTACCGGATCGAGCCCCTGGACCGCGTCGGCGACTGGTCGCTGACCGCGCTGCGGTGGTACGAGGAGCTGGCCGCGCGCCCGGAGCAGACCGGCGTACGGCTGGTCGACGGCCTCAACGCCGGTGAGCGCCTCGCGGATCTGGGGTCGTGGGCCGGTGAGCTGAAGGACGCCGTGGACACCGCCGAGGGGCTGCGGTGTCGGCTGCCGCTGATCGACATGCCGGCGCACCTGGACTGGCTGGAGGGGCGGGTGCGGGCGGCCGGCGGCACGGTCGAGCGGCGCACGGTCACCTCGTTCGAGGAGGCGGCCGCGGAGGCGGGGACGGTGGTCAACTGCGCCGGGCTCGGTGCCCGCGAGCTGGTCCCGGACGCCGGGATGCGGCCGGTGCGCGGGCAGTTGGTGCTGGTGGAGAACCCGGGGATACGGGAGTGGTTCGCCCGCGCCGATCCGGCGTCGGACGAGACCACGTACATCTTCCCGCAGCCGGGCCGGCTGGTGCTCGGCGGCACGGCGGCGGCCGACGACTGGAGCACGGTGCTCGACCCGCGTACGGCCGGGGAGATCGTGGCGCGTTGCGCCCGGGTGTGGCCGGAGATCGCCGGGGCGCGGATCATCGGCCATCGCGTGGGCCTGCGGCCGGCCCGGGACGCCGGGGTCCGGATCGAGGCGGAGACTCTGGCCGGGGGCGGGCGGCTGGTGCACAACTACGGGCACGGCGGCGCGGGCGTGACGGTGGCCCTGGGCTGCGCGCTGGAGGCGGCGCGGCTGATGGGGTGA
- a CDS encoding ATP-binding cassette domain-containing protein: MTATLVAKDLAAGHGDRTLFAGLDLVVAPGDVIGLVGVNGAGKSSLLRLLAGLDRPEEGELRLSPPTATVGHLPQEPERRPGETVREFLARRTGVAEAQTAMDAATQALVDGAPGADDAYSETLERWLALGGADLDERAEETAAELGLTVGLDLPMTALSGGQAARAGLASLLLSRYDIFLLDEPTNDLDLDGLERLEKYVSGLRAGTVLISHDREFLMRTVTKVLELDLAQQQINLYGGGYAAYLEERERARRHAREEFEEYADKRSALESRALMQRSWMDKGVKNARRKATDSDKIGRKFRSESSEKQAAKARQTQRMIERLDVVDEPRKEWELRMEIASAPRSGSVVATLREASAVRGDFVFGPASLQIDWADRVAITGANGSGKSTLLAALLGRLPLDSGHASLGSGVVVGEVDQARQLFHGSETLLEAFCAAVPETEPADVRTLLAKFGLRADHVMRPATTLSPGERTRAALALLQGRGVNLLVLDEPTNHLDLPAIEQLESALDSYTGTLLLVTHDRRMLEAVRTTRRIEVAEGRVTEV, translated from the coding sequence ATGACTGCCACTCTCGTCGCCAAGGACCTCGCCGCCGGACACGGCGACCGCACGCTCTTCGCCGGGCTCGACCTCGTGGTCGCCCCCGGGGACGTGATCGGTCTCGTCGGAGTCAACGGCGCCGGAAAATCGTCGCTGCTGCGGCTGCTCGCCGGGCTCGACCGGCCGGAGGAGGGCGAGCTGCGGCTCTCCCCGCCCACCGCGACCGTCGGCCACCTGCCCCAGGAGCCCGAGCGGCGCCCCGGCGAGACCGTGCGGGAGTTCCTGGCCCGCCGCACGGGGGTCGCCGAGGCCCAGACCGCCATGGACGCCGCCACGCAGGCACTGGTCGACGGGGCACCGGGCGCGGACGACGCGTACTCCGAGACCCTGGAGCGCTGGCTCGCCCTCGGCGGCGCCGACCTGGACGAGCGCGCCGAGGAGACCGCCGCCGAACTCGGCCTGACCGTCGGTCTCGACCTGCCGATGACCGCCCTCTCCGGCGGCCAGGCGGCCCGCGCCGGCCTCGCCTCGCTCCTGCTGTCGCGCTACGACATCTTCCTGCTCGACGAACCCACCAACGACCTGGATCTGGACGGCCTCGAACGCCTGGAGAAGTACGTCTCCGGACTGCGCGCCGGCACCGTCCTCATCAGCCACGACCGCGAATTCCTCATGCGCACGGTCACCAAGGTCCTCGAACTCGACCTGGCCCAGCAGCAGATCAACCTGTACGGCGGTGGTTACGCGGCCTACCTGGAGGAGCGCGAGCGCGCCCGGCGGCACGCCCGCGAGGAGTTCGAGGAGTACGCCGACAAGCGCTCGGCGCTGGAGAGCCGCGCCCTGATGCAGCGCTCCTGGATGGACAAGGGAGTCAAGAACGCCCGCCGCAAGGCCACCGACTCCGACAAGATCGGCCGCAAGTTCCGCAGCGAGTCCAGCGAGAAGCAGGCCGCGAAGGCCCGGCAGACGCAGCGCATGATCGAACGGCTCGACGTGGTGGACGAGCCGCGCAAGGAGTGGGAGCTGCGCATGGAGATCGCCTCCGCGCCCCGCTCCGGCTCGGTCGTCGCCACCCTGCGCGAGGCCAGCGCCGTACGCGGCGACTTCGTGTTCGGTCCCGCCTCGCTCCAGATCGACTGGGCGGACCGGGTCGCCATCACGGGCGCCAACGGTTCCGGCAAGTCGACCCTGCTGGCCGCGCTGCTCGGCCGCCTGCCGCTGGACTCGGGGCACGCGAGCCTGGGGTCCGGCGTGGTCGTCGGCGAGGTGGACCAGGCACGACAGCTCTTCCACGGCTCGGAGACGCTCCTGGAGGCGTTCTGCGCGGCGGTCCCCGAGACGGAACCCGCCGACGTGCGCACCCTGCTCGCCAAGTTCGGCCTGCGCGCCGACCACGTCATGCGCCCGGCGACGACCCTCTCGCCGGGGGAGCGCACCCGGGCGGCGCTCGCCCTGCTCCAGGGCCGGGGCGTCAACCTCCTGGTACTGGACGAGCCCACGAACCACCTGGACCTGCCCGCCATCGAGCAGCTGGAGTCGGCGCTCGACTCGTACACCGGAACCCTGCTCCTGGTGACGCACGACCGCCGGATGCTGGAGGCGGTCCGCACGACGCGCCGGATCGAGGTGGCGGAGGGCCGCGTCACCGAGGTCTGA
- a CDS encoding GntR family transcriptional regulator encodes MTQASDPGASHADHAERTIRAGILSGAYPPGSRLRERELSESLGVSRIPVREALTRLTGEGLVVVSPRRGASVRDLSLRDITELFDLRLSLEVFAARRAAEACATGGDGERLRVLMEAAEDATRRCDAQEIPAANTALHAEIVAMTGNRLLQDALQPSLGLVQWLFTLTGGRDPRVQCAEHQDICAAIHAGKPDLAAALAYAHIERGREPSLTALTGTLPAE; translated from the coding sequence ATGACTCAAGCGAGCGATCCCGGTGCCTCGCACGCCGACCACGCCGAGCGGACGATCCGCGCGGGCATCCTGTCCGGCGCGTACCCGCCCGGCTCACGGCTGCGCGAACGCGAGCTCTCCGAGAGCCTGGGCGTCTCGCGCATCCCGGTCCGCGAGGCACTGACCCGGCTGACCGGCGAGGGCCTGGTCGTCGTCTCCCCACGCCGGGGCGCCTCCGTACGGGACCTCTCGCTGCGGGACATCACCGAACTCTTCGACCTCCGCCTCAGCCTGGAGGTGTTCGCCGCCCGCCGGGCCGCCGAGGCGTGCGCCACCGGGGGAGACGGGGAGCGGCTGCGGGTCCTCATGGAGGCGGCCGAGGACGCCACCCGCCGGTGCGACGCGCAGGAGATCCCGGCGGCCAACACCGCCCTGCACGCGGAGATCGTCGCGATGACCGGGAACCGGCTGCTCCAGGACGCGTTGCAGCCCTCACTCGGCCTCGTGCAGTGGCTGTTCACCCTCACCGGGGGGCGCGACCCGCGCGTGCAGTGCGCGGAACACCAGGACATCTGCGCCGCGATCCACGCGGGCAAACCGGACCTGGCCGCCGCACTCGCGTACGCGCACATCGAGCGGGGGAGGGAGCCGTCCCTGACCGCCCTGACCGGAACGCTCCCGGCCGAGTGA
- a CDS encoding amidohydrolase family protein: MLITDVRPWGGEPSDLTVEDGVITAITPHDPARAATGDTVAGRGRLALPSFSDVHCHLDSTRMGLPFRPHTGAPGVWGMMTNDREHWREDEWDVARRATYTLARMIERGTTRVRSYAQIDADCGLERFEGVLAAKEAHAGRCEVEIMAFPQAGLLREKGVPELMDRALSSGAAVVGGIDPCTLDRDPVRHLDIVFDLAERHGAPVDIHLHEPGALGVFSVDLILERVRALDMAGQVTLSHAYDLGSVNEATTRRLIEEFAELDIAMATIAPARHHSLPLADLTAAGVRVGLGEDGQRDFWSPYGNGDMLDRTWQLAFTHGYRADDLIEHCAAVATAGGASILQGGPPRLTSTTDRPGITVGARADLLLLEGETVTSAIMDRSNDRTVLHKGLVVADGLQLSADI; this comes from the coding sequence ATGCTGATCACAGACGTCCGTCCATGGGGCGGGGAGCCCAGCGACCTCACCGTCGAGGACGGGGTGATCACCGCGATCACCCCGCACGACCCGGCCCGCGCCGCCACGGGCGACACCGTGGCCGGCCGGGGGCGGCTCGCCCTGCCGTCCTTCTCGGACGTGCACTGCCACCTGGACTCCACGCGCATGGGCCTGCCCTTCCGCCCCCACACGGGCGCCCCCGGGGTCTGGGGCATGATGACGAACGACCGCGAGCACTGGCGCGAGGACGAGTGGGACGTCGCCCGGCGGGCCACGTACACCCTGGCCCGCATGATCGAGCGCGGCACCACCCGCGTCCGCAGCTACGCCCAGATCGACGCGGACTGCGGCCTCGAACGCTTCGAGGGCGTCCTCGCGGCCAAGGAGGCGCACGCCGGCCGGTGCGAGGTCGAGATCATGGCGTTCCCGCAGGCAGGCCTGCTCCGGGAGAAGGGCGTGCCGGAACTGATGGACCGGGCGCTGTCCTCCGGCGCGGCGGTGGTCGGCGGCATCGACCCCTGCACCCTGGACCGCGACCCGGTACGCCACCTCGACATCGTCTTCGACCTGGCCGAGCGCCACGGGGCCCCGGTCGACATCCACCTCCACGAGCCGGGCGCCCTCGGGGTGTTCAGCGTCGACCTGATCCTGGAGCGGGTACGGGCCCTGGACATGGCCGGCCAGGTGACCCTCTCGCACGCCTACGACCTGGGCTCGGTCAACGAGGCGACGACGCGCCGGCTGATCGAGGAGTTCGCCGAGCTGGACATCGCGATGGCCACGATCGCCCCGGCCCGCCACCACTCCCTGCCGCTGGCCGACCTGACCGCCGCCGGTGTCCGGGTGGGTCTGGGCGAGGACGGCCAGCGCGACTTCTGGTCCCCGTACGGCAACGGCGACATGCTCGACCGCACCTGGCAGCTGGCCTTCACCCACGGCTACCGCGCGGACGACCTGATCGAACACTGCGCGGCCGTGGCCACGGCGGGCGGCGCCTCCATCCTCCAGGGAGGCCCACCCCGCCTGACCTCCACGACGGACCGCCCCGGCATCACGGTGGGCGCGAGGGCGGACCTGCTCCTGCTGGAGGGCGAGACGGTCACCTCAGCGATCATGGACCGCAGCAACGACCGCACGGTGCTGCACAAGGGCCTGGTGGTCGCGGACGGCCTGCAACTCAGCGCCGACATATAA
- a CDS encoding RNA-binding transcriptional accessory protein: MTTSIEGRIAEELGVRERQVKAAVELLDGGSTVPFIARYRKEATEMLDDAQLRTLEERLRYLRELEERRTAVLESVREQGKLDTALEARIRAADTKARLEDIYLPFKPKRRTKAQIAREAGLEPLASGLLDDPSVDPLAAAAAFVDADKGVADPAAALEGARAILTERFSEDADLIGELRERMWTRGRLVARVRDGKEEAGAKFADYFDFAEPFTALPSHRVLAMLRGEKEDVLDLVLEPEEPSQEPGPSSYENMVARRFGVGDRGRPGDKWLADTVRWAWRTRILVHLGIDLRLRLRTAAEDEAVRVFASNLRDLLLAAPAGTRATLGLDPGFRTGVKVAVVDATGKVVATDVIHPHVPANKWDQSLATLERLAREHHVDLIAIGNGTASRETDKLAGELCAKHPELKLTKVMVSEAGASVYSASAFASQELPDMDVSLRGAVSIARRLQDPLAELVKIDPKSIGVGQYQHDLSEVKLSRSLDAVVEDCVNGVGVDVNTASAPLLSRVSGIGTGLAENIVAHRDANGPFRSRKSLKDVARLGPKAYEQCAGFLRIRGDDPLDASSVHPEAYPVVRTMVKKTGGDVAALIGNTDVLRSLRADDFVSEKFGLPTVTDILKELEKPGRDPRPAFKTATFKEGVEKIGDLAAGMVLEGVVTNVAAFGAFVDIGVHQDGLVHVSAMSRTFVKDPRDVVKPGDVVRVKVMEVDIPRKRISLSLRLDDEQVAGGRGAASGAERGGRPPRPRQGGGGRGAASRGGGGGGRAAAAAAPSNGAMADALRRAGLLKGDGGR; encoded by the coding sequence GTGACGACGTCCATCGAAGGCAGGATCGCCGAGGAGCTCGGCGTACGCGAGCGGCAGGTGAAGGCGGCCGTCGAGCTGCTCGACGGCGGGTCGACCGTGCCGTTCATCGCCCGCTACCGCAAGGAAGCGACCGAGATGCTCGACGACGCGCAGCTGCGCACGCTCGAGGAACGGCTGCGCTATCTGCGGGAGCTGGAGGAGCGCCGGACGGCGGTCCTCGAATCCGTACGGGAGCAGGGCAAGCTCGACACGGCGCTGGAGGCGCGGATCCGGGCGGCCGACACGAAGGCGCGGCTGGAGGACATCTACCTGCCGTTCAAGCCGAAGCGGCGGACGAAGGCGCAGATCGCCCGGGAGGCCGGTCTCGAACCGCTCGCCTCCGGCCTGCTCGACGACCCCTCGGTGGACCCGCTCGCCGCGGCGGCGGCCTTCGTCGACGCGGACAAGGGCGTCGCGGACCCGGCGGCGGCCCTGGAGGGCGCCCGCGCCATCCTCACCGAGCGGTTCTCGGAGGACGCCGACCTCATCGGCGAGCTGCGCGAGCGCATGTGGACGCGCGGGCGGCTGGTGGCGCGGGTGCGGGACGGCAAGGAGGAGGCGGGCGCCAAGTTCGCGGACTACTTCGACTTCGCCGAGCCGTTCACCGCGCTGCCCTCGCACCGGGTGCTGGCGATGCTCCGGGGTGAGAAGGAGGACGTTCTCGACCTGGTCCTGGAGCCGGAGGAGCCGTCCCAGGAGCCCGGCCCGTCCTCGTACGAGAACATGGTCGCCCGGCGCTTCGGCGTGGGCGACCGGGGGCGTCCCGGCGACAAGTGGCTGGCCGACACGGTGCGGTGGGCCTGGCGGACCCGGATCCTGGTGCACCTCGGCATCGACCTGCGGCTGCGGCTGCGCACGGCGGCGGAGGACGAGGCGGTACGCGTCTTCGCGTCGAACCTGCGCGACCTGCTGCTCGCCGCACCGGCCGGGACGCGGGCCACGCTGGGGCTCGACCCCGGTTTCCGTACGGGTGTGAAGGTCGCCGTCGTGGACGCGACCGGCAAGGTCGTCGCCACCGACGTCATCCACCCGCACGTCCCGGCCAACAAGTGGGACCAGTCGCTGGCGACCCTGGAGCGGCTGGCGCGCGAGCACCACGTCGACCTGATCGCGATCGGCAACGGCACGGCGTCCCGCGAGACGGACAAGCTCGCCGGTGAGCTGTGCGCGAAGCATCCGGAGCTGAAGCTCACCAAGGTGATGGTCTCGGAGGCGGGCGCCTCCGTTTACTCCGCCTCGGCCTTCGCCTCGCAGGAACTCCCCGACATGGACGTCTCCTTGCGCGGCGCCGTCTCGATCGCGCGCCGGCTCCAGGACCCGCTGGCCGAGCTGGTGAAGATCGACCCGAAGTCGATCGGCGTCGGGCAGTACCAGCACGACCTGTCCGAGGTGAAGCTCTCGCGGTCGCTGGACGCGGTCGTCGAGGACTGCGTGAACGGTGTCGGCGTCGACGTCAACACCGCGTCCGCGCCGCTGCTCTCCCGGGTCTCCGGCATCGGCACGGGGCTCGCCGAGAACATCGTGGCGCACCGCGACGCGAACGGGCCGTTCCGCTCCCGCAAGAGCCTGAAGGACGTGGCCCGGCTGGGTCCGAAGGCGTACGAGCAGTGCGCGGGCTTCCTCCGCATCCGGGGCGACGACCCGCTGGACGCGTCCAGCGTGCACCCGGAGGCGTACCCGGTCGTGCGGACGATGGTGAAGAAGACCGGCGGGGATGTCGCCGCGCTGATCGGCAACACGGATGTGCTGCGGTCGCTGCGGGCGGACGACTTCGTGTCCGAGAAGTTCGGGCTGCCGACGGTGACCGACATCCTGAAGGAGCTGGAGAAGCCGGGGCGCGACCCGCGCCCCGCCTTCAAGACGGCCACCTTCAAGGAGGGCGTCGAGAAGATCGGCGACCTGGCGGCCGGGATGGTGCTGGAGGGCGTCGTCACGAACGTCGCGGCGTTCGGGGCGTTCGTGGACATCGGGGTGCATCAGGACGGGCTCGTCCATGTGTCCGCGATGTCGCGGACGTTCGTGAAGGACCCCCGGGACGTCGTGAAGCCGGGGGATGTCGTCCGGGTGAAGGTGATGGAGGTCGACATTCCGCGGAAGCGGATCTCGTTGTCGTTGCGGTTGGACGATGAGCAGGTGGCGGGGGGCCGTGGGGCGGCCTCCGGGGCCGAGCGGGGCGGTCGGCCGCCGCGGCCCCGGCAGGGGGGTGGCGGTCGTGGGGCCGCGTCCCGTGGGGGCGGTGGTGGGGGGCGGGCCGCGGCTGCCGCGGCTCCTTCGAATGGGGCGATGGCCGATGCGTTGCGGCGGGCGGGGTTGTTGAAGGGGGACGGGGGGCGGTAG
- a CDS encoding GlxA family transcriptional regulator, with translation MKQRSVLVVLFDGVQSLDVTGPMEVFAGASRYPDVTYELRTASLDGAPVRTSCGLTLVPDGSLADAPTPHTLLVPGGWGTRDPDPELVHWLRVHGPLPERLVSVCSGALLLAAAGQLDGHRATTHWNVCEKLAREHPAVEVDPEPIFVRDGRIATSAGVTAGIDLALALVEEDHGRDVALTIARHLVVFLRRPGSQSQFSAQLSAQTARREPLREVQHWITEHPGADLSVEALAARARLSPRHFARAFQAETGTTPGRYVDRVRLEHARRLLEDTTDGVAGIARSSGYGTPEAMRRAFVKALGAAPAEYRRRFGSAHHV, from the coding sequence ATGAAGCAGCGCAGCGTGCTCGTCGTCCTCTTCGACGGCGTACAGAGCCTCGACGTCACCGGCCCCATGGAGGTCTTCGCCGGTGCCTCCCGGTACCCGGACGTCACGTACGAGCTGCGCACCGCCTCGCTGGACGGCGCCCCGGTCCGCACGTCCTGCGGCCTCACCCTGGTCCCCGACGGCAGCCTCGCCGACGCGCCGACGCCCCACACCCTCCTCGTCCCCGGCGGCTGGGGCACCCGTGACCCCGACCCCGAACTCGTCCACTGGCTACGCGTGCACGGGCCGCTGCCGGAGCGCCTGGTCTCCGTGTGCAGCGGGGCGCTGCTGCTCGCGGCGGCCGGACAACTGGACGGCCACCGGGCGACGACGCACTGGAACGTGTGCGAGAAACTGGCCCGCGAACACCCGGCCGTCGAGGTCGACCCCGAGCCGATCTTCGTACGCGACGGCAGGATCGCCACCTCCGCCGGAGTCACCGCGGGCATCGACCTGGCGCTGGCCCTGGTCGAGGAGGACCACGGGCGGGACGTCGCCCTGACGATCGCCCGGCACCTGGTCGTCTTCCTGCGCAGACCGGGCAGCCAGTCGCAGTTCAGCGCCCAGCTCAGCGCCCAGACAGCGCGCCGCGAACCGCTGCGCGAGGTCCAGCACTGGATCACCGAACACCCCGGCGCCGACCTCTCCGTGGAGGCCCTGGCCGCCCGCGCCCGCCTCTCGCCCCGCCACTTCGCCCGCGCCTTCCAGGCGGAGACGGGGACCACGCCGGGCCGGTACGTCGACCGGGTCCGCCTCGAACACGCCCGCCGGCTCCTGGAGGACACCACCGACGGGGTCGCCGGGATCGCCCGCAGCAGCGGATACGGCACGCCGGAGGCGATGCGCCGGGCCTTCGTCAAGGCGCTCGGCGCCGCCCCCGCCGAATACCGCCGCCGCTTCGGCTCCGCCCACCACGTCTGA
- a CDS encoding DJ-1/PfpI family protein, translated as MQIAIALFDRFTALDAVGTYEILSRTPGAETVFVAEHAGAVRNDNRSLELVAHRTFDEVPAPDLVIVPGGPGQHHQMENEKLLGWLRRADEATTWTTSVCTGSLLLAAAGLLKGRRATSHWLALDTLRDHGAEPTGERVVFDGKYVTAAGVSSGIDMGLTLLGRIAGDRTAQAVQLLAEYDPQPPYDAGSPDKAPADLVEEWRGRSRFILQ; from the coding sequence ATGCAGATCGCCATCGCCCTCTTCGACCGCTTCACCGCCCTGGACGCCGTCGGCACCTACGAGATCCTGTCCCGCACCCCCGGCGCCGAGACCGTCTTCGTCGCCGAGCACGCGGGCGCGGTACGCAACGACAACCGCAGCCTCGAACTGGTCGCGCACCGGACGTTCGACGAGGTCCCCGCCCCCGACCTGGTGATCGTCCCCGGCGGCCCCGGACAGCACCACCAGATGGAGAACGAGAAGCTGCTCGGCTGGCTGCGCCGCGCGGACGAGGCCACCACCTGGACGACCTCCGTCTGCACCGGATCGCTGCTGCTGGCGGCGGCCGGACTCCTGAAGGGGCGGCGCGCCACCTCGCACTGGCTCGCCCTCGACACCCTCAGGGACCACGGCGCCGAGCCCACCGGCGAACGCGTGGTCTTCGACGGCAAGTACGTCACCGCCGCCGGGGTCTCCTCCGGCATCGACATGGGCCTCACCCTGCTCGGCCGCATCGCCGGCGACCGCACCGCGCAGGCCGTACAGCTCCTGGCGGAGTACGACCCCCAGCCGCCCTACGACGCCGGATCGCCGGACAAGGCGCCGGCCGACCTGGTCGAGGAGTGGCGGGGCCGGAGCCGCTTCATCCTCCAGTAG